The Vitis vinifera cultivar Pinot Noir 40024 chromosome 12, ASM3070453v1 genome has a segment encoding these proteins:
- the LOC100264437 gene encoding methionine S-methyltransferase, which produces MENSAWSVDGFLDQCRQSGDSAYTAFRSLLEKLEDLTTRAPARVFLSDLQKRFASGEASEQCLSTFHFRIQDIFLDQYEGYCGRKKLTMMVIPSIFIPEDWSFTFYEGLNRHPDSIFKDKTVAELGCGNGWISIAIAEKWSPLKVYGLDINPRAVKISWINLYLNALDDNGQPIYDGENKTLLDRVEFHESDLLAYCRDRGIELERIVGCIPQILNPNPDAMSKMITENASEEFLYSLSNYCALQGFVEDQFGLGLIARAVEEGIAVIKPMGIMIFNMGGRPGQGVCKRLFERRGFRVTRLWQTKVIQAADTDISALVEIEKNSPHRFEFFMGLAGDQPICARTAWAYGKAGGRISHALSVYSCQLRQPNQVKTIFEFLKNGFHEISSSLDLFFEDDSVADEKIPFLAYLASVLKGNSFFPYEPPAGSKRFRNLIAGFMRTYHHVPVNADNVVIFPSRAVAIENALRLFSPRLAIVDEDLTRHLPRQWLTSLKIESAKTDNPSEDVLTVIEAPRQSDLMIELIKKLKPQVVVTGIAHFEAVTSSAFEHLLNITGKIGSRLFLDMSDHFELSSLPSSNGVLKYLSGTPLPSHAAVICGLVKNQVYSDLEVAFVISEEEAIFKALSKTVELLEGNTALISQYYYGCLFRELLAFQLADRHPPAERVCENEKPAEMIGFASSALSVLDNAELSITETENSSVIHMDVDKSFLPFPSSVKASIFESFSRQNMAESETDITTSIRQFIKSNYGFPTSSGTEFIYADCSLALFNKLVLCCIQEGGTLCFPAGSNGNHVSSAKFLKANIVNIPTNSEFGFKLSEKTLAGVFESVNNPWLYISGPTINPTGLVYSNGEMENILSICAKFGAKVVLDTSFSGLEYDFEGCGGWDLEGILVRLYSSSKPSFCVSLLGGLSLKMLTGGLTCGFLVLNQPLLIDAFYSFPGLSKPHSTVKYTVKKLLGLREQKAGGLLDAVAEHKRILCSRAKRLKQTLESCGWEVLESHAGVSMVAKPSAYLNKVIKLKHPSKDGGSAETTTAYEIKINDSNIREAILRATGLGINSASWTGIPGYCRFTFALEDSEFGQALDCIIKFKDLIQ; this is translated from the exons ATGGAGAATTCTGCTTGGTCTGTTGACGGGTTCTTGGATCAGTGCAGGCAGTCCGGAGACTCCGCCTACACTGCATTCCGATCACTCCTCGAGAAGCTCGAGGATCTGACCACCCGAGCTCCGGCGAGGGTATTCTTGTCCGATCTCCAGAAGCGGTTCGCTTCCGGAGAGGCCTCCGAGCAATGCCTCAGTACCTTCCATTTCCGGATCCAAGACATCTTTTTGGACCAGTACGAAG GCTACTGCGGGAGGAAGAAATTGACAATGATGGTGATCCCTAGCATTTTTATCCCAGAAGACTGGTCCTTTACTTTTTATGAAGGTCTGAACAGACATCCTGACTCTATCTTCAAGGACAAGACTGTTGCGGAGCTTGGTTGTGGAAATGGATGGATATCTATTGCCATTGCTGAGAAATGGTCACCTTtaaag GTGTATGGCCTTGATATTAATCCAAGAGCAGTAAAGATTTCGTGGATAAACTTGTATCTAAATGCTTTGGATGATAATGGTCAACctatctatgatggtgaaaataAAACTCTACTGGACAGGGTGGAGTTTCATGAATCTGATCTGTTAGCTTACTGTAGAGATCGTGGTATAGAACTTGAAAGGATTGTTGGATGCATACCACAG ATTCTCAACCCAAATCCTGATGCAATGTCTAAGATGATTACAGAAAATGCCAGCGAGGAATTTCTATATTCACTGAGTAATTATTGTGCACTTCAG GGTTTTGTCGAGGATCAGTTTGGATTGGGTCTAATTGCTAGAGCAGTTGAGGAAGGAATAGCTGTCATCAAACCAATGGGCATTATGATCTTCAATATGGGAGGTCGACCAGGACAAGGTGTTTGTAAACGCTTGTTTGAGCGCCGTGGTTTCCGTGTTACTAGGCTTTGGCAGACCAAAGTTATTCAG GCTGCTGATACAGATATTTCTGCTTTAGTCGAAATTGAGAAGAATAGTCCTCACCGCTTTGAGTTCTTCATGGGACTTGCTGGAGATCAGCCCATTTGTGCTCGAACAGCATGGGCCTATGGGAAGGCCGGTGGCCGCATTTCTCATGCTTTATCAGTTTACAGCTGTCAACTTCGTCAACCAAATCAg gtgaaaacaatttttgagtttctCAAAAATGGCTTCCATGAGATCAGCAGTTCCTTAGATTTATTCTTTGAAGATGATTCTGTTGCTGATGAAAAGATTCCATTCCTAGCTTATCTTGCCAGTGTTTTGAAAGGGaattcattcttcccatatGAGCCACCAGCTGGTAGCAAACGGTTCCGTAATCTCATTGCAGGCTTTATGAGAACATATCACCATGTTCCAGTCAATGCTGAT AATGTTGTCATATTTCCTTCAAGGGCTGTGGCAATTGAGAATGCTCTTCGATTATTCTCACCCCGTCTTGCAATTGTTGATGAAGATCTGACTCGACATCTTCCAAGACAGTGGTTAACATCCTTGAAAATTGAG AGTGCAAAAACAGATAATCCTTCAGAGGATGTACTCACAGTGATTGAAGCCCCACGCCAGTCAGATTTAATGATAGAGCTCATCAAAAAGTTGAAGCCACAGGTGGTGGTTACTGGGATTGCTCATTTTGAGGCTGTCACTAGCTCAGCTTTTGAGCACCTTTTAAATATTACTGGAAAAATTGGATCTCGCCTTTTCTTAGACATGTCTGATCACTTTGAGTTATCCAGCCTTCCAAGTTCCAACGGAGTCTTAAAATATCTGTCAGGAACTCCTCTGCCCTCCCATGCAGCAGTTATATGTGGCCTAGTAAAAAATCAG GTTTATTCAGATCTAGAAGTAGCTTTTGTCATTTCAGAAGAGGAGGCCATCTTTAAGGCACTGTCCAAAACCGTGGAATTACTGGAAGGGAATACTGCACTCATTAGTCAGTATTATTATGGTTGCCTTTTCCGCGAGCTTCTGGCTTTTCAGCTTGCTGATCGACATCCACCTGCAGAG AGGGTATGTGAAAATGAAAAACCTGCTGAGATGATTGGCTTTGCTAGTTCTGCCCTTTCTGTCCTTGATAATGCTGAGTTGTCAATTACCGAGACAGAAAACTCATCAGTGATCCACATGGACGTAGATAAAAGCTTCTTGCCATTTCCATCTTCAGTCAAGGCTTCTATCTTCGAGAGTTTTTCAAGACAGAACATGGCTGAGTCAGAAACTGATATCACCACCAGCATCAGACAATTTATTAAGAGCAACTACGGGTTCCCAACAAGTAGTGGAACAGAATTTATATATGCGGACTGCTCACTAGCCCTTTTCAATAAGCTGGTTCTTTGCTGCATCCAAGAAGGTGGTACCTTGTGCTTCCCAGCTGGCTCAAATGGGAACCATGTATCTTCTGCtaaatttttgaaagcaaaCATTGTGAATATCCCTACCAACTCTGAATTTGGGTTTAAGCTGTCTGAGAAGACACTTGCTGGGGTATTTGAGAGTGTGAATAACCCATGGTTGTACATTTCTGGTCCAACAATCAACCCTACTGGCTTGGTATACAGCAATGGAGAGATggaaaatatattatctatttgTGCTAAATTTGGGGCAAAAGTTGTGCTAGACACTTCATTTTCCGGACTGGAATATGACTTTGAGGGTTGTGGTGGCTGGGATTTGGAAGGCATTTTGGTGAGACTGTATTCCTCTTCTAAACCGTCTTTTTGTGTATCACTGCTTGGAGGACTCTCTTTGAAGATGCTTACCGGAGGGCTTACATGCggatttttggttttaaacCAGCCTCTTCTGATTGATGCATTTTATAGCTTTCCAGGATTAAGCAAACCTCATAGTACTGTTAAATATACTGTAAAGAAGTTGCTAGGTCTGCGAGAGCAGAAAGCAGGAGGCCTACTGGATGCTGTTGCAGAACATAAAAGAATTTTATGCAGCAGAGCTAAGCGTTTGAAGCAG ACACTTGAGAGCTGTGGTTGGGAGGTGCTTGAATCCCATGCTGGTGTTTCAATGGTGGCAAAGCCATCTGCCTACCTCAACAAGGTCATCAAGCTCAAGCATCCATCAAAAGACGGAGGCAGCGCTGAAACCACCACTGCCTATGAAATCAAGATCAATGACTCAAACATCAGGGAAGCCATTCTCAGGGCCACTGGCTTAGGTATCAACAGTGCTTCATGGACTGGAATCCCTGGCTATTGTCGCTTCACCTTTGCTTTGGAAGACAGCGAATTTGGTCAGGCATTAGATTGCATCATCAAATTCAAAGACTTAATTCAGTAA
- the LOC104881029 gene encoding 22.0 kDa class IV heat shock protein, with protein MELSRERRQKNTPENTIQSYKNPSIFVIGKQSNTTLKVSSATTQDQFPFIHLFRFPLHSLPMAKPSIIPISLFLAAMAAVLIPIPAEGLMPYTRNLWDMVLPFDDPFRILEHSPITVPKGLETIALARSDWKETISAHIITLDVPGMKKEDIKIEIEENRVLRISGERTAEGEAEGEKWHRSERATGKFWRQFRLPANADLDRIKAHLENGVLRITIPKLAEDRKKQAKVVNIAEETNSGEDVMATKSEM; from the coding sequence ATGGAACTATCCAGAGAAAGAAGGCAGAAGAACACTCCAGAAAACACCATCCAATCCTATAAAAACCCTTCCATCTTCGTCATCGGAAAACAATCCAATACGACCCTCAAAGTCTCCTCTGCAACGACCCAAGATCAATTTCCATTCATCCATCTCTTTAGATTTCCTCTCCATTCCTTACCCATGGCTAAGCCAAGCATCATCCCAATCTCCTTGTTTTTAGCGGCCATGGCTGCAGTGCTGATCCCCATCCCAGCAGAGGGCCTCATGCCCTACACCAGAAACCTCTGGGACATGGTCCTCCCCTTCGACGACCCCTTCAGAATCCTCGAACACTCCCCCATCACCGTCCCCAAAGGGCTCGAAACTATCGCCCTTGCCCGATCTGATTGGAAGGAGACCATCTCCGCCCACATCATCACTCTGGACGTGCCGGGCATGAAGAAGGAAGACATCAAGATCGAGATCGAAGAGAACCGGGTGCTGAGAATCAGTGGCGAGCGGACCGCGGAGGGGGAGGCGGAAGGAGAGAAATGGCACCGCTCCGAGCGCGCTACCGGCAAGTTCTGGAGGCAGTTCAGGTTGCCTGCAAATGCTGATTTGGATAGGATTAAGGCACATCTTGAGAATGGGGTGTTGAGGATCACAATTCCCAAGCTGGCAGAAGACAGGAAGAAGCAGGCTAAGGTTGTTAACATTGCGGAAGAAACCAACAGTGGCGAGGATGTTATGGCTACCAAGAGTGAGATGTGA
- the LOC100233113 gene encoding pectin methylesterase PME1 precursor → MASLLRTRLSQFSLFFTIFFFFISCSSSTFASSSDEEANLKLLQSQCLAVPSSAFISSLKSTIDVLRGTMSVVSQFTKVFNDFRLSNAISDCLELLDFAADDLSWSLSAIQNPKGKDNGTGDLGSDLKTWLSSTFTNQDTCIEGFVGTNGIVKTVVAESLSQVASLVHSLLTMVHDPAPKGKSNGGGGGVKHVGSGDFPSWVGKHSRKLLQASSVSPDVTVAADGTGNYTTVMDAVQAAPDYSQNHYVIYIKQGIYRENVEIKKKKWNLMMVGDGMGATVITGNRSYIDGWTTYASATFAVKGKGFIARDMTFENTAGPEKHQAVALRSDSDLSVYYRCSMRGYQDTLYPHTNRQFYRECRISGTVDFIFGDATVVFQNCQILVKKGLPNQKNTITAQGRKDPAQPTGFSIQFSNISADSDLLASVNSTLSYLGRPWKQYSRTIIMKSYISDAIRPEGWLEWNGDFALDTLYYGEYMNYGPSAGLGSRVQWPGFHLLNNSAQAANFTVTEFIAGNLWLPSTGVKYSAGLAV, encoded by the exons ATGGCTTCTTTACTCAGGACAAGGTTGTCccaattctcccttttctttactatcttcttctttttcatttcttgcaGTTCTAGTACATTTGCTAGCAGTTCTGATGAAGAGGCTAATCTGAAGCTTCTTCAGTCTCAGTGTTTGGCGGTTCCTTCCTCGGCTTTTATCAGTTCACTCAAGTCCACCATTGATGTACTTCGAGGGACTATGTCAGTtgtgtcccagttcactaaagTGTTCAATGATTTTCGGCTTTCTAATGCCATTTCAGATTGCCTTGAGTTGCTGGATTTTGCAGCTGATGATCTGAGCTGGTCCCTTTCTGCCATTCAGAATCCTAAAG GTAAAGATAACGGTACCGGCGATCTGGGGTCGGATTTGAAGACATGGTTGAGCTCTACTTTCACTAATCAGGACACATGCATAGAGGGATTTGTTGGTACCAATGGAATTGTCAAGACAGTGGTAGCTGAAAGCCTGAGCCAAGTAGCTTCATTAGTCCACAGCCTTCTTACTATGGTCCATGATCCAGCTCCCAAAGGCAAATCCAATGGCGGTGGTGGCGGTGTGAAGCACGTGGGCAGCGGTGATTTTCCATCATGGGTTGGCAAACACAGCAGGAAGCTCCTTCAGGCCTCATCAGTGTCACCAGATGTTACAGTAGCTGCAGATGGAACTGGGAATTATACTACTGTGATGGATGCAGTCCAAGCAGCCCCTGATTACAGCCAGAACCACTATGTAATCTACATCAAGCAAGGCATTTATAGGGAGAATGTGGAgatcaagaagaagaaatggaacCTGATGATGGTCGGAGATGGGATGGGCGCTACTGTCATTACTGGAAACCGGAGCTACATCGATGGCTGGACTACATATGCATCTGCAACCTTTG CTGTTAAGGGCAAAGGATTTATTGCAAGAGACATGACATTTGAGAACACGGCAGGACCAGAGAAGCACCAAGCGGTAGCATTGAGGTCCGATTCAGACCTTTCGGTCTACTACAGATGCAGCATGAGGGGATACCAGGACACACTGTATCCCCACACGAATCGTCAATTCTACAGAGAGTGTAGAATCAGTGGCACCGTCGATTTCATATTCGGTGATGCCACGGTGGTCTTCCAAAACTGCCAAATCCTGGTGAAGAAGGGCTTACCAAATCAAAAGAACACCATCACCGCCCAAGGCCGCAAAGACCCTGCTCAGCCCACGGGCTTCTCAATACAATTCTCCAACATATCAGCAGATTCTGATCTTCTGGCTTCAGTGAACTCCACACTCTCGTACCTTGGTAGGCCATGGAAGCAATATTCGCGTACCATCATCATGAAATCCTACATCAGTGATGCCATTAGGCCAGAAGGATGGCTAGAGTGGAATGGGGATTTTGCTCTGGATACACTCTACTATGGTGAATATATGAACTATGGACCCAGTGCAGGCCTAGGCAGCAGGGTCCAGTGGCCGGGTTTTCATCTGTTGAACAACTCCGCTCAGGCCGCCAACTTCACGGTGACCGAATTCATAGCCGGAAACCTGTGGCTGCCGTCGACCGGGGTGAAATATTCAGCAGGATTAGCAGTTTAA